The following proteins are encoded in a genomic region of Rhizobium sp. CCGE531:
- a CDS encoding AraC family transcriptional regulator translates to MLQISDNFSAFQQRDIVRRDGAGTAACIIQSARLLCKRLASPAPGVVFVQKGQKIILDQGVDMKACAGDLVLIPEGATSDIINEPDGAGGYQALALQFAPDLIANLAVAEAKPVQEIKVLNGMPPAFEEAYGKAIEAIRSGPLLPDSIAASRVNEILLWLGALGHRFAPIANPGPIERLRRIINSDPAYSWRAPELAKTIGMSEASLRRKLAAAGTSFSELLADIRMTTALTLLQTTEKSVTQIALDVGYDSASRFTARFRARFDFAPSEIRGHQREVDRNGAKTDRNSAALVPAE, encoded by the coding sequence GTGTTACAAATTTCGGATAATTTCTCCGCCTTTCAACAGCGCGATATCGTCCGACGCGATGGAGCCGGAACGGCGGCGTGTATCATCCAAAGCGCGCGCCTGCTCTGCAAGCGCCTTGCCTCGCCGGCTCCGGGCGTGGTGTTCGTTCAAAAGGGCCAAAAGATCATTCTCGATCAGGGCGTCGACATGAAGGCTTGCGCCGGCGATCTCGTACTGATCCCCGAAGGCGCCACCTCGGATATCATCAACGAGCCCGACGGCGCCGGAGGTTATCAGGCACTCGCCCTGCAGTTCGCGCCAGACCTGATCGCCAATCTTGCCGTCGCCGAAGCCAAACCAGTGCAGGAAATCAAGGTTCTCAACGGCATGCCGCCGGCTTTCGAAGAAGCATATGGCAAGGCGATCGAGGCGATCCGAAGCGGCCCTCTCCTGCCGGACAGCATCGCCGCATCCCGCGTCAACGAAATCCTGTTGTGGCTCGGCGCGCTCGGCCACCGATTTGCGCCGATCGCCAACCCCGGTCCGATCGAACGTCTGCGCCGGATCATCAATTCCGATCCGGCCTATTCCTGGCGCGCTCCGGAGCTGGCGAAGACGATCGGCATGAGCGAGGCCAGTCTACGGCGCAAGCTGGCGGCGGCAGGAACGAGTTTTTCCGAGCTTCTGGCCGATATCCGGATGACAACGGCGCTCACCCTGCTGCAGACGACCGAAAAGTCCGTAACGCAAATCGCTCTCGATGTCGGCTATGACTCGGCCTCCCGCTTCACCGCGCGCTTCCGGGCGCGTTTTGATTTCGCGCCGAGCGAAATCCGCGGCCATCAGCGTGAAGTTGATCGAAACGGCGCAAAGACTGATCGAAACAGCGCAGCACTCGTGCCCGCGGAATGA
- a CDS encoding YbhB/YbcL family Raf kinase inhibitor-like protein, translated as MKYSIAAALTATLLSSAQASAFELASPEMKDGGTLKIEQVANIFGCKGGNVSPALSWKDAPVGTKSFVVTLYDPDAPTGSGWWHWTVFDIPASATSLPSGAGSAGGKGLPSGAIQGRTDFGSSAFGGACPPPGPAHRYRLTITALKVDRLGLDGNASGALVGYMTQANALASASITTTYGQ; from the coding sequence ATGAAATATTCTATCGCCGCGGCCCTGACTGCCACGTTGTTGTCGTCAGCCCAAGCCTCGGCCTTTGAGCTCGCCAGCCCCGAGATGAAGGATGGCGGTACGCTCAAGATCGAACAGGTGGCCAATATATTCGGCTGCAAGGGTGGAAACGTCTCTCCCGCGCTGAGCTGGAAAGATGCGCCGGTGGGAACCAAGAGCTTCGTGGTAACGCTCTATGATCCGGATGCGCCCACAGGCTCCGGCTGGTGGCATTGGACCGTGTTCGATATCCCCGCATCCGCCACCTCGCTGCCGTCAGGCGCGGGATCGGCTGGAGGAAAAGGCCTGCCCTCCGGAGCAATCCAGGGAAGAACCGATTTCGGCAGCTCGGCCTTCGGCGGCGCCTGCCCGCCTCCGGGCCCCGCGCATCGCTACAGGCTGACCATAACAGCCTTGAAAGTCGACAGGCTCGGCCTCGACGGCAACGCCAGTGGGGCGCTCGTCGGCTACATGACGCAGGCAAACGCCCTCGCCTCGGCTTCTATCACCACAACCTACGGCCAATGA
- a CDS encoding Lrp/AsnC family transcriptional regulator, which produces MDRLDRKILRLLQEDSTLAVADLAKKVGLSTTPCWRRIQKMEEDGVIRRRVALLDPEKVNTKVTVFVSIRTNSHSIEWLKRFSEVIADFPEVVEFYRMSGDVDYLLRVVVPDIAAYDAFYKRMIAKIEIRDVSSVFAMERIKYSTELPLDYMMLENARSNED; this is translated from the coding sequence ATGGACCGCCTAGACCGCAAGATCCTGCGCCTTCTGCAGGAAGATTCCACTCTGGCCGTGGCCGACCTCGCCAAGAAGGTCGGCCTGTCGACGACGCCGTGCTGGCGTCGTATCCAGAAGATGGAAGAGGATGGCGTCATTCGCCGCCGCGTGGCGCTGCTCGATCCCGAAAAGGTCAACACGAAGGTCACGGTTTTCGTGTCCATCCGCACCAACAGCCACTCCATCGAATGGCTGAAGCGTTTTTCCGAGGTGATCGCCGATTTTCCGGAAGTGGTGGAATTCTATCGGATGAGTGGTGATGTCGACTACCTGCTGCGGGTCGTCGTTCCCGATATCGCCGCCTATGACGCCTTTTACAAGCGCATGATCGCCAAGATCGAAATTCGCGACGTCTCCTCGGTCTTTGCGATGGAGCGGATCAAGTATTCGACGGAGCTGCCGTTGGATTACATGATGCTGGAGAATGCGAGGTCCAACGAAGACTGA
- a CDS encoding uracil-DNA glycosylase family protein, whose protein sequence is MKRDCELQLLHSAIAACRLCRDAPAKGEADRLPHEPRPVATLSSTARILIAGQAPGLRVHESGLPFNDASGDRLRQWLAVDRECFYDPDHFAIMGMGFCFPGYDAAGSDLPPRKECAPLWRQRAMDAMPQIELILTIGQYAQAWHLGAARMGSMTETVAEWRRYLLTNHLPAVLPLPHPSWRNSGWLKRHPWFEAELLPALQQRVKSLLP, encoded by the coding sequence TTGAAGCGAGATTGCGAATTACAGCTCCTGCATTCGGCGATCGCCGCCTGTCGTCTTTGTCGGGATGCGCCGGCAAAAGGCGAGGCGGATCGCCTGCCGCACGAGCCGCGGCCGGTCGCCACGCTGTCGTCGACCGCGCGGATACTCATTGCAGGGCAGGCACCGGGATTGCGCGTCCACGAGAGCGGCTTGCCGTTCAACGATGCCTCCGGCGACCGGTTGCGGCAGTGGCTCGCGGTGGATCGCGAATGCTTCTACGATCCGGATCACTTCGCGATAATGGGCATGGGTTTTTGCTTTCCGGGTTATGATGCGGCCGGGAGCGATCTGCCGCCGCGCAAGGAATGCGCGCCTTTGTGGCGTCAAAGGGCCATGGACGCGATGCCGCAGATCGAATTGATCCTGACGATCGGCCAATATGCGCAGGCGTGGCATCTTGGCGCGGCGCGCATGGGTTCGATGACGGAGACGGTTGCCGAATGGCGGCGATATCTTCTGACCAACCACTTGCCGGCCGTGCTGCCGTTACCGCATCCGAGCTGGCGCAACAGCGGATGGCTGAAACGTCATCCCTGGTTCGAGGCCGAACTGCTTCCAGCATTACAACAACGTGTGAAAAGCCTCCTTCCTTGA
- a CDS encoding thermonuclease family protein has protein sequence MMRSGRLFRDGVATFALLAIVALLALKMNSRPEFIQTGSFYVIDGDTLSAGGERLRLKGIDAPEYRQRCRRAGVDWACGEEARKALATLIKTGMPECRGRERDRYGRMLVTCMIGTLDINAAMVSSGMAVSYGGYAGEERAARQAKAGLWAGDFERPRDYRHEEQLARANGGDPLAGLFGYLRQLVGWTVP, from the coding sequence GTGATGCGGTCAGGCCGCCTGTTTCGTGACGGCGTGGCCACTTTCGCTCTGCTCGCCATTGTTGCGTTGCTCGCGTTGAAAATGAACAGTAGACCGGAATTCATTCAAACTGGTAGCTTTTATGTCATCGACGGCGACACGCTTTCCGCCGGTGGCGAACGCCTGAGGCTGAAAGGCATCGATGCTCCCGAATATCGGCAACGCTGTCGGCGCGCCGGCGTCGATTGGGCATGCGGCGAAGAGGCGCGCAAGGCGCTTGCCACACTTATTAAGACCGGGATGCCCGAATGCCGTGGGCGGGAGAGGGATCGCTACGGCCGCATGCTGGTGACCTGCATGATCGGCACTCTCGATATCAACGCCGCGATGGTCAGCAGCGGCATGGCCGTTTCGTATGGCGGCTACGCCGGCGAGGAACGAGCGGCACGACAGGCGAAAGCGGGACTTTGGGCCGGTGATTTCGAAAGGCCGCGCGACTATCGGCATGAGGAGCAATTGGCCCGCGCCAATGGAGGCGATCCGTTAGCGGGATTGTTCGGGTATCTGCGGCAACTCGTCGGATGGACTGTGCCTTGA
- a CDS encoding HAMP domain-containing sensor histidine kinase, which produces MSTGVSTSTDKNIVDRSRSHRNRAVSKAVRQTRERLQNGHSRNFDREMMLMHIDTLLQGAAVVPIFVIIVAVLGVYLTRDAQIFFWTVPILTAHAINMLLGRQARKQEISAESARKWRQILLLGQLLMGLCWAIFAMQGCSTCGGDSFALYKGTTLLVAIGITAMSSFMLPRAVPFSFAPVTVALVVAAILTRKPSDIALTAAISVAVVFFTFITTRMYQSNLKILSFQSEKDDLIVELEVAKSMSDEARRRAEEANLAKSRFLASMSHELRTPLNAILGFSEVMSAEVMGPLNNPTYREYTTDIHRSGQHLLNLINEILDLSRIEAGKYELNEEAISLLDIAEDCIGMVQLRARGKNISISSQFEAQLPSVWADEKSLRQVILNLLSNAVKFTPQGGEVTVKVGWTAGGGEYVAIKDNGPGIPEEEIPVVLSAFGQGSIAIKSAEQGTGLGLPIVQAILAKHDGQFVLKSKLREGTEVIAILPAKRVLQSLPAIEDAPLVERRKKSFA; this is translated from the coding sequence ATGAGCACCGGCGTCAGCACATCGACAGATAAAAACATCGTCGACCGATCGCGCAGTCACCGCAACCGGGCTGTGTCGAAGGCCGTGCGGCAGACGCGCGAGCGCTTGCAGAACGGCCATAGCCGCAATTTCGACCGCGAAATGATGCTCATGCACATCGATACGCTGCTGCAGGGCGCTGCGGTCGTTCCGATCTTTGTCATCATCGTCGCCGTGCTCGGCGTCTACCTGACGCGGGACGCGCAGATCTTCTTCTGGACTGTGCCGATCCTGACGGCGCACGCCATCAACATGCTGCTGGGCCGGCAGGCACGGAAGCAGGAAATATCAGCCGAAAGCGCCAGGAAATGGCGGCAGATCCTGCTGCTCGGGCAATTGCTGATGGGCCTTTGCTGGGCAATCTTCGCCATGCAGGGCTGTTCGACCTGCGGCGGCGACAGTTTCGCGCTCTACAAGGGCACGACCCTGCTCGTGGCGATCGGTATCACGGCGATGTCCAGTTTCATGCTGCCGCGCGCCGTACCCTTCTCCTTTGCGCCGGTCACCGTCGCGTTGGTCGTGGCCGCCATTCTCACGCGAAAGCCATCGGACATTGCGCTGACCGCCGCCATCTCCGTCGCCGTCGTATTCTTCACCTTCATCACCACCCGCATGTATCAGTCCAACCTCAAGATTCTCTCCTTCCAGTCGGAGAAGGACGACCTGATCGTCGAGCTGGAAGTCGCAAAATCCATGTCGGACGAGGCACGCCGGCGCGCCGAGGAAGCCAATCTCGCCAAATCGCGCTTCCTCGCCTCCATGTCGCACGAGCTCAGAACGCCCCTGAATGCCATCCTCGGCTTTTCCGAAGTCATGTCGGCGGAAGTCATGGGGCCATTGAACAATCCCACCTATCGCGAATACACCACCGATATCCATCGATCGGGACAGCATCTACTCAATCTCATCAACGAAATCCTCGACCTCTCGCGCATCGAGGCCGGCAAATACGAATTGAACGAGGAAGCAATTTCCCTCCTCGATATTGCCGAGGATTGCATCGGCATGGTGCAGCTGCGTGCCCGCGGCAAGAACATTTCGATCTCCTCGCAATTCGAAGCGCAGCTGCCCTCGGTCTGGGCCGATGAGAAGTCGTTGCGCCAGGTGATCCTCAATCTCCTGTCGAATGCGGTGAAATTCACGCCGCAAGGCGGCGAGGTTACCGTCAAGGTCGGCTGGACGGCAGGCGGTGGGGAATATGTGGCGATCAAGGACAACGGACCGGGGATTCCCGAAGAAGAGATACCGGTCGTGCTTTCCGCTTTCGGGCAGGGCTCGATCGCCATCAAGAGCGCCGAGCAAGGCACCGGCCTCGGCCTGCCTATCGTGCAAGCCATTCTCGCCAAGCATGACGGTCAGTTCGTGCTGAAATCCAAGCTGCGGGAAGGCACCGAAGTCATCGCCATATTGCCGGCCAAGCGCGTGCTGCAAAGCCTGCCGGCAATCGAAGACGCTCCTCTCGTCGAGCGGCGCAAGAAGAGCTTCGCCTGA
- a CDS encoding diacylglycerol kinase: protein MAEFSKQAVTKETGVRHFLAAAGYSWGGFQRLLQESAFRQELLFAAMALILLIAVGATIGEIVIGMVLFLGVFAIEAMNTAVEEVIDRISPEISNVGKHAKDLGSFAVLCMLVASGIYLLYVIGSHLLFR from the coding sequence ATGGCTGAGTTCTCAAAGCAAGCGGTCACCAAGGAAACGGGGGTTCGGCATTTTTTAGCCGCCGCCGGCTATTCCTGGGGCGGGTTTCAGCGGCTTCTGCAGGAATCAGCCTTCCGGCAGGAACTCCTCTTCGCCGCCATGGCGCTGATTCTTTTGATTGCGGTCGGCGCGACCATCGGCGAAATTGTCATCGGCATGGTGCTCTTTCTCGGCGTTTTCGCGATCGAAGCCATGAACACGGCGGTTGAAGAGGTCATCGACCGGATATCGCCGGAGATTTCCAATGTCGGCAAGCATGCGAAGGATCTCGGTTCGTTTGCCGTTCTCTGCATGCTGGTCGCTTCCGGTATCTACCTGCTTTATGTCATCGGCAGCCATCTGCTTTTCCGCTAA
- the cobT gene encoding nicotinate-nucleotide--dimethylbenzimidazole phosphoribosyltransferase yields the protein MSVSGLPFDDFRALLRDLPGPDARALVAARERDAQLTKPPGALGRLEEIAFWLAAWTGRPPAVSRPLVAIFAGNHGVTKQGITPFPSSVTQQMVENFAAGGAAINQICVAYDLGLKVFDLALDFPTADITEEPALSERDCAATMAFGMEAIAGGTDLLCIGEMGIGNTTIAAAIHYALYGGKAEDWVGPGTGSEGEMLRRKIAAVEKAVALHRDHLSDPLEILRRLGGREIAAMAGAILAARMERIPVIIDGYVATAAASILKAANPSALDHCLIGHVSAEPGHLRSIEKLGKTPLLALGMRLGEGTGAALAAGIVKAAAACHSGMATFESAGVTNKH from the coding sequence ATGAGCGTCAGCGGCCTCCCATTCGACGATTTCCGCGCATTGCTGCGCGACCTTCCGGGGCCGGATGCCCGGGCACTCGTGGCAGCGCGCGAGCGTGATGCGCAACTCACCAAGCCGCCGGGCGCGCTTGGTCGGCTTGAGGAAATCGCCTTCTGGCTGGCTGCCTGGACCGGCCGTCCCCCGGCCGTGAGCCGGCCCCTGGTTGCGATCTTTGCCGGCAATCATGGTGTCACCAAACAGGGAATTACGCCGTTCCCGTCTTCGGTGACCCAGCAGATGGTGGAAAATTTCGCTGCCGGCGGAGCAGCGATCAACCAGATCTGCGTCGCCTATGACCTCGGTCTCAAGGTCTTCGATCTGGCGCTCGATTTTCCGACTGCTGATATCACCGAAGAGCCGGCGTTGAGCGAGCGTGATTGCGCCGCGACCATGGCCTTCGGCATGGAGGCGATTGCCGGCGGCACGGATCTGCTTTGCATCGGCGAGATGGGCATCGGCAACACCACGATCGCGGCGGCTATCCATTATGCGCTTTATGGCGGCAAGGCGGAGGACTGGGTCGGCCCGGGCACCGGCTCCGAAGGCGAGATGCTGAGGCGCAAGATCGCCGCCGTCGAGAAGGCGGTGGCGCTCCATCGCGACCATCTCTCCGATCCGCTGGAGATCCTGCGTCGCCTCGGCGGCCGCGAGATCGCCGCCATGGCCGGTGCCATCCTTGCAGCGCGCATGGAGCGCATCCCCGTCATCATCGATGGCTATGTCGCGACGGCTGCCGCCTCCATTCTCAAGGCGGCCAATCCTTCCGCGCTCGATCACTGCCTGATCGGTCACGTTTCGGCCGAGCCGGGGCATCTGCGCTCCATCGAGAAGCTCGGCAAGACGCCGCTCCTGGCGCTCGGCATGCGGCTTGGCGAAGGCACGGGGGCGGCATTGGCCGCCGGTATCGTCAAGGCTGCGGCTGCCTGCCATTCGGGCATGGCGACGTTCGAGAGCGCCGGCGTTACAAACAAGCATTGA
- a CDS encoding adenosylcobinamide-GDP ribazoletransferase — MREYLRDIARAVAFLSRVPMPTSFFEGYDGKLARVSRTFPLAGLLVVLPAALIFATLLAVNADPLMAALLALTVQTITTGALHEDGLSDTADGVGGGKDRERALEIMKDSRIGTYGAAALILSFGLRAAALAALARHLPPSESAIAILASATLSRGAMVWHWYALPPAKPDGIAASAGKPDGDAMQLALIAALGLAALLIGPALGVPALVACLLATSAATFFVTGYMRQKLSGHTGDTIGATQQICEIASLCTLAMCV; from the coding sequence ATGCGGGAATATTTGCGCGACATCGCGCGCGCCGTCGCTTTCTTGAGCCGCGTTCCCATGCCGACATCCTTCTTCGAGGGCTACGACGGCAAGCTTGCACGCGTTTCCCGTACCTTTCCCCTCGCCGGCCTATTGGTCGTCCTGCCTGCCGCTCTGATCTTCGCTACGCTGCTTGCCGTTAATGCCGATCCGTTGATGGCGGCGCTGCTGGCGCTCACCGTGCAGACGATCACAACAGGCGCTCTCCATGAGGATGGGCTCAGCGACACCGCGGACGGAGTTGGAGGCGGCAAGGACCGCGAACGCGCGCTCGAAATCATGAAGGATAGCCGCATCGGCACCTATGGCGCGGCGGCGCTGATCCTGTCTTTCGGACTTCGCGCTGCAGCTCTTGCCGCTCTCGCCCGCCATCTGCCGCCTTCGGAATCCGCCATCGCCATTCTCGCAAGCGCCACCTTGAGCCGCGGCGCGATGGTTTGGCACTGGTATGCCCTGCCGCCGGCCAAACCGGATGGAATAGCAGCTTCGGCAGGCAAGCCGGATGGCGATGCCATGCAACTGGCATTGATTGCTGCACTCGGCCTCGCCGCGCTCCTCATCGGCCCGGCGCTTGGTGTTCCCGCACTCGTTGCCTGCCTTCTCGCGACGAGCGCCGCGACATTTTTTGTCACCGGATACATGCGGCAAAAATTGTCCGGCCACACCGGCGACACGATCGGCGCAACGCAGCAAATTTGCGAGATCGCCTCCCTCTGTACTCTTGCTATGTGCGTTTGA
- a CDS encoding DUF1289 domain-containing protein has product MLTPCILVCSIDQMTGYCFGCGRTSAEIGAWMNYSEDERRQIMEALPERLTQVERKPRRETRRQRMARERSAV; this is encoded by the coding sequence ATGCTGACACCTTGCATCCTTGTCTGCTCCATCGACCAAATGACCGGCTATTGCTTCGGTTGCGGCCGCACATCGGCGGAAATCGGCGCATGGATGAATTATAGCGAGGACGAACGTCGCCAGATCATGGAGGCGCTTCCCGAGCGCCTGACGCAGGTCGAGCGCAAGCCGCGCAGGGAAACCCGCCGCCAAAGGATGGCACGGGAGCGCAGTGCCGTATGA
- a CDS encoding TIGR02281 family clan AA aspartic protease, protein MNRLNIVLAILGIGLALLIFNSNTGTTFGMRNDDFARVVYLLPIALMMSAAVWASRHTVSQSVRNLLIWLVIIMALATAYIYRRDAEQVGNRVFAGLMPGHAVVVTTSEGGQEVILHKRANGHFEAQVMINGQPIDMLIDTGASTIALSQEDAERVGIIPENLTYSMTVLTANGRAMAAPVELGSVAIGPIKRSDVEASVAEAGKLDQSLLGMSFLETLGSMQMQTDELRLRD, encoded by the coding sequence ATGAACCGCCTGAACATCGTTCTCGCCATTCTCGGCATCGGCCTCGCCCTGCTCATCTTCAACAGCAATACCGGCACGACCTTCGGCATGCGCAATGACGACTTCGCCCGCGTCGTCTATCTCCTGCCGATTGCCCTGATGATGAGTGCCGCCGTCTGGGCGAGCCGCCATACCGTCAGCCAATCCGTCCGCAATCTCCTGATCTGGCTCGTCATCATCATGGCGCTCGCGACCGCCTACATCTATCGCCGCGATGCCGAACAGGTCGGAAATCGCGTCTTCGCCGGTCTGATGCCCGGCCATGCCGTCGTCGTCACGACAAGCGAAGGGGGCCAAGAGGTGATCCTCCACAAGCGCGCGAACGGGCATTTCGAAGCCCAGGTCATGATCAACGGCCAGCCGATCGACATGCTGATCGACACGGGCGCCAGCACCATCGCGCTATCGCAGGAAGACGCCGAGCGCGTCGGCATCATTCCGGAAAATCTCACCTATTCCATGACTGTATTGACGGCCAACGGTCGCGCCATGGCCGCACCCGTGGAGCTCGGCTCCGTGGCCATCGGCCCGATCAAGCGCAGTGATGTCGAAGCGAGCGTCGCCGAAGCGGGCAAGCTGGACCAGAGCCTGCTCGGCATGAGCTTTCTCGAGACTTTGGGATCGATGCAGATGCAGACCGACGAACTTCGGCTTCGCGACTGA
- a CDS encoding EamA family transporter codes for MTSARSNITTELLLLLALATCWGASYTFIRVGVATIPPITLIAARTLIAGLVLLAIIRWRGLSLPKDAATWKRFLIQSCLNSAIPFTLIAWAEQTVDAGLATILNSTTPIFAFLIAAFLLRSEPPTGRKLFGVIAGMAGICLIIGLDALHGMGRQLPAQLAVVAASVFYGCAALFGRNFKGLDPMMPAAGSLLCGAALLIPASLIVEHPWQIAPSTASILALLGLSVVSTALAFSIYFRLIQTLGSVGTTAQAYLRVPIGVGIGVAFLGEPLSPTAAIGLVCVVAGVMAMTIAPRKRVAAG; via the coding sequence ATGACATCCGCAAGGTCAAACATAACGACGGAACTGCTGCTTCTGCTTGCTCTCGCGACCTGCTGGGGTGCCTCCTACACTTTCATTCGTGTCGGCGTGGCAACCATTCCGCCAATCACGCTGATCGCCGCCCGCACCTTGATAGCCGGTCTCGTTCTGCTTGCGATCATTCGCTGGCGCGGCCTGAGCCTGCCGAAAGACGCAGCCACCTGGAAGCGCTTTCTCATTCAATCCTGCCTCAACAGCGCCATCCCCTTCACGCTGATCGCCTGGGCGGAACAGACCGTCGATGCCGGCCTCGCGACCATACTGAATTCCACGACGCCCATTTTCGCCTTCCTGATCGCAGCTTTCCTGCTGCGCAGCGAGCCACCGACCGGACGCAAGCTTTTCGGTGTGATTGCCGGCATGGCGGGCATTTGCCTGATCATCGGCCTCGATGCGCTGCATGGCATGGGCCGCCAGTTGCCGGCACAGCTCGCCGTCGTCGCGGCATCGGTCTTCTATGGCTGCGCGGCCCTGTTCGGCCGCAATTTCAAGGGGCTGGATCCGATGATGCCGGCCGCCGGCTCATTGCTCTGCGGCGCCGCTCTTCTCATTCCCGCCAGCCTGATTGTCGAGCACCCCTGGCAGATCGCGCCATCGACGGCTTCGATCCTGGCACTGCTCGGCCTTTCGGTCGTCTCGACCGCGCTGGCCTTCAGCATCTATTTCCGGCTCATCCAGACCCTCGGCTCGGTCGGCACGACGGCACAGGCCTATCTGCGCGTCCCGATCGGCGTCGGCATCGGCGTGGCCTTCCTCGGCGAGCCTCTGTCGCCGACGGCAGCCATCGGTCTCGTCTGTGTCGTCGCAGGCGTCATGGCCATGACCATCGCGCCGCGCAAGCGGGTCGCAGCCGGATGA
- a CDS encoding GNAT family N-acetyltransferase, which translates to MMMDIAIRPALADDVADMARLHRAIWCDTYRDLAPADAYRVLDEDFRRVRWADMLANPRRDQRVLLAEQGERLVGIGAINAPSDAVFEGRGEIKSLYIDASIKCQGLGRRLMRELARELLSMGYSGAALGVVVGNEPAIAFYRALEGRLIGQYTDPGPVWRSNNFIFAWDDLSVLM; encoded by the coding sequence ATGATGATGGACATTGCGATCAGGCCTGCACTTGCCGATGATGTCGCCGACATGGCGAGGCTGCATCGCGCGATCTGGTGCGACACCTATCGCGATCTGGCGCCTGCCGATGCGTATCGGGTGCTCGATGAGGATTTCCGCCGTGTGCGATGGGCTGATATGCTCGCAAATCCCCGGAGGGATCAGCGCGTGCTTCTGGCTGAACAGGGCGAGCGGCTTGTCGGCATCGGCGCGATCAATGCGCCGTCCGATGCCGTATTCGAGGGGCGAGGCGAGATAAAGTCGCTCTATATCGATGCCTCCATCAAGTGCCAGGGGCTCGGCCGGCGGCTGATGCGGGAACTGGCGCGAGAACTTCTTTCCATGGGCTATTCGGGCGCGGCGCTTGGCGTCGTGGTCGGCAACGAACCGGCGATCGCCTTCTATCGCGCGCTCGAAGGGCGATTGATCGGTCAGTACACCGATCCGGGACCTGTCTGGCGTTCCAACAATTTCATTTTCGCGTGGGACGACTTGTCCGTTCTGATGTGA